A stretch of DNA from Piliocolobus tephrosceles isolate RC106 chromosome 21, ASM277652v3, whole genome shotgun sequence:
AGTATGATTCTGCCAAATGGTAGGGGCAGATGACTCCTGCCCCAGCAAAGGCCAATAGCCATTTAAAAAGTGCAACACAGCTGTTGAAAGCATCTCACATACTTGGTGCTCACAGGGAATCTCCCCAGTGGGAATGTCCGTATCTATGAAGTTTCACTTCTGACTGATGGTTCCCTCACAATGGCTGCTCCCAGAGTTCCACTCTAGGGTGAGCTGTTAGGCTGAACAGAGACAGCACATTGCTTGGACTGCTAAGGCCTGTGTCTGGTGTGAAATTTCCAGTGGCGGGTAAGGTTCAGCCTCCACGGAAAGGCTTTCCTGTATCTGCTGCACTCACTAACTACTGCTAGTTCCCCACCATAGAGTAAGTTGGGGGCATTGGCCTAAGAGTTTCCCCACATTTGCTACACTCTTAAAGCTTTTCTCCAGCGTGAACCCTCTGGTGCAGAACAAGTGTCTGTTTCCGGATGAACTCTCTCCCGCACTCACTACACACATAAGGCCTTTCCCCAGTGTGGACTTTCCAGTGCCTGATGAGGTTGGGTCTTTGagtgaaggctttcccacacttGCTGCACTCATAAGGCTTTTCTCCAGAGTGAACTTTCTGGTGTTGAATGAGTTTAGAGATGCAGCTGAAAGCTTTACCACATCTGCTACACTCGTAATCACTGCTGTGAATTCTCCAGTGTACATTAAGGTGGGAGCTTTGGctaaaggccttcccacattcactgcactCATAAGgcctctctccagtgtgagttcgtTGGTGCAGAACAAGTGTGTGTTTCCGACTGAATTctttcccacattcactgcataCATAAGGCCTGGCTCCTGTGTGAACTTCCTGGTGTCGAATGAGATTAGACTTACTGCTAAAGAATTTCCCACATCTGCCACACTGATAGAGTCTTTCACCTGTGTGAACTCGCCTGTGCTCAATCAGGCCAGAGATTTGTCTAAAGGATTTCCCACATTCGCTGCACTCATAtggcctttctccagtgtgaactgTCTGGTGTTTAAAGAGGTCGTAGCTTTGGCTGAAGAATTTCCCACATTCGCTACACTCATaaggcctttctccagtgtgGGTTCTCTGATGCCGAGCAAGTGTGTCTTTGCGggtgaaggctttcccacattcaccACACTTGTGATACCTCTGTCCCATGCGAAAGCCACTCCCAAGCTTAGTGCTCTTGTGGGGCTTCGTCCTGCTGTGAGAGGCCTGATGCTGAAGAAGGCCAGCTGTGGCTGAGAAGGCTCTCCCACTTTTCCCACACGTGAGGGTCTTCTCTGGCGCATGGACTCTGCAGCTTTTCACAGAGTCTCTGCTCTCCTTCCTTGGGAAGAGTTTCCCTTCATCGGGCTGGTTCTGGTCAAAGTCTGTACTGAACCAGAATTGCTTTCCACACGCCCCGCACAAGTATGGTTTCTGCCTGGCTTTTCCCCCATGGTACTTAGACGGGTATAAGGTATCTATCAATATTGGGCCACATATGTCACATGGGTGAGTCTGCAGCTCTGCCATGAGAGTCCTGACCTGTGACACTCCTGCTACAGAACTGCTCTGCTCAGAAGATACCTCCTCATCCTCCACTCCATACCAACAACCTGAAGACACAGAAATGCTGATTAAATGCATGTTTACGGGTGGGAAGGGGCGACCCCATCATATATGTGCGTTTGACACACGCAGGAGTAAGTTCACGAAACTGTTTTCAGGATGAGAAGCATGGTCGGAGTGAGGAAGGAATGGCTTTGAGGTAGTGAGCCTCTGGAGGTCATACCATGGGGGAGGGCCAATGAAGGGCCAGGATGTAAGAATGGAACCAAataggctggccatggtggctcacgcctgtaatcccagcactttgagaggccgaggtgggtggatcacgaggtcaggagattgacctcctggctaacacggtgaagctgcgtctctactaaaaatacacacacacacacaaaaattagctgggcatggtggcgggcacctgtagtcccagctacttgggaggctgaggccaggagaatggcgtgaacccgggaggaggagcttgcagtgagtggagatcaccccactgcactccagcctttgccacagagctagactccgtctcaaaaaaaaaaaaaaaagaaagaatggaagcaAACAAATGGCTTCCAGTAGGGCCTTG
This window harbors:
- the ZNF671 gene encoding zinc finger protein 671 isoform X1 → MLSPASRDASEALQGWKYLRPRSRRLPLPAAVRAHGPVAELTDSARGCVVFEDVFVYFSREEWELLDDAQRLLYHDVMLENFALLASLGIAFSRSCAVIKLEQAEEPWVYDQVDMTSATEREAQRGLRRGCWYGVEDEEVSSEQSSSVAGVSQVRTLMAELQTHPCDICGPILIDTLYPSKYHGGKARQKPYLCGACGKQFWFSTDFDQNQPDEGKLFPRKESRDSVKSCRVHAPEKTLTCGKSGRAFSATAGLLQHQASHSRTKPHKSTKLGSGFRMGQRYHKCGECGKAFTRKDTLARHQRTHTGERPYECSECGKFFSQSYDLFKHQTVHTGERPYECSECGKSFRQISGLIEHRRVHTGERLYQCGRCGKFFSSKSNLIRHQEVHTGARPYVCSECGKEFSRKHTLVLHQRTHTGERPYECSECGKAFSQSSHLNVHWRIHSSDYECSRCGKAFSCISKLIQHQKVHSGEKPYECSKCGKAFTQRPNLIRHWKVHTGERPYVCSECGREFIRKQTLVLHQRVHAGEKL
- the ZNF671 gene encoding zinc finger protein 671 isoform X2; this encodes MLENFALLASLGIAFSRSCAVIKLEQAEEPWVYDQVDMTSATEREAQRGLRRGCWYGVEDEEVSSEQSSSVAGVSQVRTLMAELQTHPCDICGPILIDTLYPSKYHGGKARQKPYLCGACGKQFWFSTDFDQNQPDEGKLFPRKESRDSVKSCRVHAPEKTLTCGKSGRAFSATAGLLQHQASHSRTKPHKSTKLGSGFRMGQRYHKCGECGKAFTRKDTLARHQRTHTGERPYECSECGKFFSQSYDLFKHQTVHTGERPYECSECGKSFRQISGLIEHRRVHTGERLYQCGRCGKFFSSKSNLIRHQEVHTGARPYVCSECGKEFSRKHTLVLHQRTHTGERPYECSECGKAFSQSSHLNVHWRIHSSDYECSRCGKAFSCISKLIQHQKVHSGEKPYECSKCGKAFTQRPNLIRHWKVHTGERPYVCSECGREFIRKQTLVLHQRVHAGEKL